A segment of the Pseudomonas versuta genome:
CATGTGCTCGTCGATAAAGATTTTTTCGCGGTCAAACACATCCACATTGGCGCGGGTGACTTCGCCGTGTATCAGCAATGGCATGCCGACCTCGGCCATGACTTCAAGGACCGGGAAGATCGCGTCGATGCTGGTTACGCCAGAATCGGAGTTGGTCGTGGCGCCAGCCGGGTACAGCTTGGCGGCGTGCACAAAACCACAGGCCTTGGCAGTGCGAATGTCTTGCGGCTGTGTTCGGTCAGTGAGGTAAAGCACCATCAACGGCTCAAAACGGCTACCAGCCGGGCGAGCAGCCAAGATGCGCTGGCGGTAGGCATCGGCTTCGGCAGCATTACGCACCGGAGGTACCAGGTTTGGCATGATGATGGCGCGGCCAAAAGTGCGCGCAACATCTGCGACAGTGTGGGGTAGCACAGCACCATCGCGAAGATGTATATGCCAGTCGTCGGGACGCAGCAGGGTCAGGCGGTCAGACATTGGGGATTCCAGGCGGGTCAAACTGATGCGAATGCTACCGGAAAAGACTCTCTCAGGCACTCGCTATCAAGTTTTGTGGTGGCTAACCGATATACGTAAGGTCTGCGGTAAACCGACGGACTGTTTTTTTGCGGTACAAGCCTGTGGAGGCTGCGGTGCGCCAGTGTTATCTCATCCTGTTTGGCATATTTGCCAGCCTGCCTGCCATGGCCATGACTTTTCAGACTCGACTGGAGAACATTGAGTGGAAAGTCGAAGGCGATAAATTCGAGTGTCGCCTGATTCAACCGATTACCGATTTCGGTTCTGGAGCTTTCGTACGTCGTGCGGGAGAACAAGCTGTTTTTCGCCTCAATGCCTACAACTCAGTGCTGGGCGAGGGGGCTGCTACTTTGCTGGCCGCAGCTGCGCCATGGCAGCCGGGGCGGGGTGACATTGATCTGGGCACGGTACGCATTGGGCGCGGACAAGTACTCTTTAATAGTTCGCAGGCTCAGGCAGGGCGCTTGTTTCGTGGGTTGCTGGAGGGACGCAGCCCGCTGGTGAGGCATTACTCATCTACGGGCGGTTTGTCGGAGGTACGTTTATTGCCGGTCAAATTTCGCCAGGCC
Coding sequences within it:
- a CDS encoding flagellar protein MotY encodes the protein MRQCYLILFGIFASLPAMAMTFQTRLENIEWKVEGDKFECRLIQPITDFGSGAFVRRAGEQAVFRLNAYNSVLGEGAATLLAAAAPWQPGRGDIDLGTVRIGRGQVLFNSSQAQAGRLFRGLLEGRSPLVRHYSSTGGLSEVRLLPVKFRQAYSDYEACTTKLLAKNFEQVRQSQIGFPGGGIELDIKARFTLQVMLDYLKADPTVNHLILEGYSDNSGNRLTNRELSRRRAMAVMSYFKENGLQESQMTLRFHGEQYPLAPNNSAANRAKNRRVSVRLERVPEPERAAPPAPAKSSGTVS